In Desulfobulbus oralis, one DNA window encodes the following:
- a CDS encoding SDR family NAD(P)-dependent oxidoreductase — MELNGKRALVLGAARGIGRAIARTLAQEGARLALPWLDWPESVATLQTEFGSDGRHLLMAADLRQEAAVAALCSRIAQEWGGLDIVINNIERGGMPVVHGDYSRPVNHGEWELELDTTVRAKWLVWRQSLPLLQRAEQAVVVNISSIAGLVGRSGPASLLFSDGYAVANRALGVLTEQWAREGAPRIRVNEVMLGLIASRHGPGTRGWQQLTPEQRQELSGHVLLERTGRPEEVAQAVLFLVRDADYCTGTVLRVDGGYLLGGEPVADMPPGLVE, encoded by the coding sequence ATGGAGCTGAATGGCAAAAGGGCCCTGGTTCTGGGCGCGGCCCGGGGCATTGGCCGGGCGATTGCCCGTACTTTGGCGCAGGAGGGCGCGCGGCTGGCTCTGCCCTGGCTGGATTGGCCGGAATCGGTGGCGACTTTGCAGACGGAATTCGGCAGTGACGGCCGCCACCTCCTGATGGCCGCGGATCTGCGGCAGGAGGCTGCGGTGGCGGCCCTGTGCAGCCGGATCGCACAGGAATGGGGCGGGCTCGACATTGTGATCAACAATATCGAGCGTGGCGGCATGCCGGTAGTGCATGGCGATTACAGCCGGCCGGTCAACCATGGCGAGTGGGAACTTGAACTGGACACCACGGTCAGAGCCAAGTGGCTGGTCTGGCGGCAGAGCCTGCCGCTTCTGCAACGGGCGGAACAGGCCGTGGTGGTAAACATCTCGTCCATCGCGGGGCTGGTCGGCCGTTCCGGCCCGGCCTCGCTGCTGTTCAGCGACGGCTATGCAGTGGCCAACCGCGCGCTCGGCGTTCTGACCGAGCAGTGGGCCAGGGAAGGCGCTCCCCGCATCCGGGTCAATGAAGTGATGCTGGGCTTGATAGCAAGCCGCCACGGCCCCGGCACCCGGGGATGGCAACAGTTGACGCCGGAGCAGCGGCAGGAGCTCTCGGGGCATGTTCTTCTGGAACGAACAGGGAGGCCGGAGGAAGTGGCGCAGGCCGTCCTCTTTTTGGTGCGCGACGCCGACTACTGCACCGGAACGGTGCTGCGGGTGGACGGCGGTTATCTGCTGGGCGGCGAGCCGGTGGCGGATATGCCGCCGGGCCTGGTGGAATGA
- the rfbC gene encoding dTDP-4-dehydrorhamnose 3,5-epimerase: MKVEATAIPEVLILEPQIFGDARGFFFESFNQRRWEAETGLHTTFVQENHSRSSRAVLRGLHYQIRQAQGKLVRVILGEVFDVAVDLRRSSPNFGKWVGARLSAENRKQFWIPPGFGHGFVVLSDTAEFLYLTTDYYAPEHERSIIWNDPDLAIAWPFAGEPLLSAKDRSAVAFRDAEVYS; the protein is encoded by the coding sequence GTGAAAGTCGAAGCTACAGCCATCCCGGAGGTGCTGATTCTGGAGCCGCAGATTTTTGGCGACGCGCGCGGCTTTTTCTTCGAGAGCTTCAACCAGCGCCGCTGGGAGGCGGAAACCGGCCTGCACACCACCTTTGTGCAGGAAAACCATTCCCGCTCCTCAAGGGCTGTGCTCCGCGGTCTGCACTATCAAATCAGGCAGGCCCAGGGCAAGCTGGTCCGCGTGATTTTGGGCGAGGTCTTTGACGTGGCGGTGGACCTGCGCAGGAGTTCGCCCAATTTCGGCAAATGGGTCGGCGCCCGTCTGTCGGCTGAAAACAGGAAACAGTTCTGGATTCCACCGGGCTTTGGCCATGGTTTTGTCGTGCTTTCCGACACGGCCGAGTTCCTCTACCTGACCACGGACTACTATGCGCCCGAGCACGAGCGCAGTATCATCTGGAACGATCCGGATCTGGCCATTGCCTGGCCCTTTGCAGGCGAGCCGCTCCTCTCTGCCAAGGACAGGAGCGCAGTCGCCTTCCGTGACGCCGAAGTGTACTCATAG
- the serS gene encoding serine--tRNA ligase, translating into MLELRFVREHMELVRKKCALRHFDLTQLDRFAEIDSRRLEVLARAEALKNQRNTVSKEIARLKTAGAEDKAGLRIQEMRAVSEEIRELDCQLAGIEEELQAVIMAVPNLVDDSVPAGDSEADNVEIRRWGEPAQFDFKPLNHWDLGEKLGILDFNTAARLSGARFAVLKGFAARLSRALVDFFLDLHTQRHGYSEINPPFLVNTPTMTGTGQLPKFSEDLFRVEGRDLWLIPTAEVPLTNLYAGQTLAEDMLPIRNTAHTPCFRSEAGSYGKDTRGLIRQHQFEKVELVKICTPEQSFAELESLLADAEETLQLLELPYRVVTLCTADLGFSAAKTYDIEVWLPGQNCYREISSCSNCTDFQARRAGIRCKAKDGGRTRLAHTLNGSGLAVGRTLVAVMENYQQADGSIRLPRVLEPYFVQRFA; encoded by the coding sequence ATGCTTGAACTTCGTTTTGTCCGCGAGCATATGGAACTGGTGCGCAAAAAATGCGCGCTGCGCCATTTCGACCTCACCCAGCTTGACCGCTTTGCCGAGATTGACAGTCGCCGCCTCGAGGTGCTTGCCAGGGCGGAAGCCCTGAAAAACCAGCGCAACACGGTCTCCAAAGAGATTGCCCGGCTGAAGACGGCAGGCGCCGAGGATAAGGCCGGCCTTCGCATCCAGGAGATGAGGGCGGTGTCGGAGGAGATTCGCGAGCTGGATTGCCAATTGGCAGGCATCGAGGAAGAACTGCAGGCCGTCATCATGGCCGTGCCCAATCTGGTGGACGACAGCGTCCCCGCAGGCGACAGCGAGGCCGACAACGTGGAAATCAGGCGTTGGGGCGAACCTGCGCAGTTTGATTTCAAGCCGCTGAACCACTGGGATCTGGGCGAAAAGCTGGGCATTCTGGATTTCAACACCGCAGCCAGACTCTCGGGCGCCCGCTTTGCGGTGCTGAAGGGCTTTGCCGCCCGGCTTTCCCGCGCGCTGGTCGATTTTTTTCTCGACCTGCACACCCAGCGCCACGGCTACAGCGAGATCAACCCGCCCTTTCTGGTCAACACCCCGACCATGACCGGCACCGGTCAGTTGCCGAAGTTCAGCGAAGACCTGTTCCGCGTAGAGGGCCGCGACCTCTGGCTCATTCCCACGGCCGAGGTGCCGCTCACAAACCTCTATGCCGGCCAGACCCTTGCCGAGGACATGCTGCCCATCAGGAACACCGCCCATACCCCCTGCTTCCGCTCCGAGGCGGGCTCCTACGGCAAGGACACCCGCGGCCTCATCCGTCAGCACCAGTTCGAAAAGGTGGAGCTGGTCAAGATCTGCACGCCGGAGCAGTCTTTTGCCGAGCTGGAAAGCCTGCTCGCCGACGCCGAAGAGACGCTGCAGCTTCTGGAACTGCCCTACCGTGTGGTCACGCTCTGCACGGCAGACCTGGGCTTTTCCGCGGCCAAGACCTATGACATCGAAGTCTGGCTGCCCGGCCAAAACTGCTACCGGGAGATCTCGTCCTGCTCCAACTGCACCGACTTTCAGGCCCGCCGCGCCGGCATCCGTTGCAAGGCGAAGGACGGCGGCAGGACCCGGCTGGCCCATACCCTGAACGGCTCCGGCCTGGCCGTGGGCCGCACGCTGGTGGCCGTGATGGAGAACTATCAGCAGGCCGATGGCAGCATCAGACTGCCCAGGGTACTGGAACCCTATTTCGTGCAGCGTTTTGCCTGA
- a CDS encoding M16 family metallopeptidase has translation MPERILWPHLLLGALLCLLLLPPALPAKEGPTPGCTSQGWPHEKSDLPVDPDIRFGTLDNGLRYLIRENREPRKRVALYLNVQAGSLQETNEERGLAHYLEHMLFNGSTHYPPGTLIKYFQSIGMDFGADTNAHTAYDETVYTLTLPAADEKTLAEGLTVLADFARGALLLESEVDRERGVIFSEKRSRDTAAARVRKARLAFDFAGTIVAERDPIGIEATLQQADSARLRAFYDKWYRPDNMIVVMVGDMDPRLAEGLLRQHFAPLTRAKARPVCPQYGEPAAAGLRLHYLAEPELGHTEVSLSTVRALPAGPDTLARETERLHQDLAMILLNNRLQQLEREAGSPISGSMVYSGPFLPQFRYTLLGARTEAARWHKGLQLLTGVLEQALREGFTEAELTRGKKEILAMLEEEAQSAGGRDSRELAMELVQALNNGEVPLAPAGKKAIFAPLTRQSTLAEVNRALHELWPREPRTVSVAGTAMPAQSAAQARARIQAVYTGALSAQARPWHKMAARAFPYLAYRQEPIRPTGQQSDSATQVQTLTFGGGVVAHLKKTDFQPNQVLLNLHFGQGLAGETPPGAAMLAPGLINESGTGAMSREQLQEVLAGTSLSLDFAVAAESFSFRGSCLSSELERMLQVLHARLHDPGFRPEAFARVREQLEQMYAGLASSVEGVQRLAGDHFLSGGSRAFATPAWQEVARITLPQLEAWLRPAFAHAPLEINIVGDIDLKETKRLLGRYFGEERRTAATALPARKTPAFPAGQSRRFTAAAASDKAYLTLAWKTDDFWNIQRTRGLNLLASILEDRLRVKIREELGSTYSPQVFSLPGKIDPGFGLLESRMIVAPAQAEKLAQVVRDETARLARNGVSAEAFKRAQAPTLTAIREQMRSNSYWLHAVLSLSSRHPEQLEWPKHIVQEFEAMQAADVNRLAAQYLGPEQAATVLVVPASSL, from the coding sequence ATGCCTGAACGTATTCTTTGGCCCCACCTCTTGCTCGGCGCCCTGCTCTGTCTGTTGCTGCTGCCCCCGGCCCTGCCCGCCAAAGAAGGCCCGACGCCGGGCTGCACCAGCCAGGGCTGGCCACATGAAAAAAGCGATCTGCCGGTGGATCCGGATATCCGCTTCGGCACGCTGGACAATGGCCTGCGCTATCTCATCCGCGAAAACCGCGAACCCAGGAAGCGGGTGGCCCTGTACCTGAACGTCCAGGCCGGTTCGCTGCAGGAAACCAACGAAGAGCGGGGGCTGGCGCACTATCTCGAACATATGCTCTTCAACGGCAGCACCCACTATCCGCCCGGCACCCTGATCAAATATTTCCAGTCCATCGGCATGGATTTCGGTGCAGACACCAATGCCCACACCGCCTACGATGAAACGGTGTACACGCTCACCCTGCCCGCGGCAGACGAAAAAACACTTGCGGAGGGCCTCACCGTACTGGCGGACTTCGCCCGGGGCGCGCTCCTTTTGGAGTCCGAGGTGGACCGGGAGCGCGGCGTCATTTTTTCGGAAAAGCGCAGCCGCGACACCGCCGCCGCGCGCGTGCGCAAAGCCAGGCTTGCCTTTGATTTTGCCGGCACCATCGTGGCGGAACGCGATCCCATCGGCATCGAGGCCACGCTGCAGCAGGCCGACTCCGCCCGGCTCAGAGCCTTTTATGACAAGTGGTACCGGCCGGACAACATGATCGTGGTCATGGTCGGCGACATGGATCCCCGGCTTGCCGAAGGACTGCTGCGGCAGCACTTTGCCCCGCTCACCCGGGCCAAGGCCCGGCCGGTGTGCCCGCAGTACGGCGAGCCCGCGGCCGCGGGCCTGCGCCTGCACTATCTGGCCGAACCGGAACTGGGCCATACCGAAGTCAGTCTGAGCACGGTGCGCGCGCTGCCCGCCGGCCCGGACACGCTTGCGCGGGAAACAGAGCGGCTGCACCAGGATCTGGCCATGATCCTCCTGAACAACCGCCTGCAGCAACTGGAGCGTGAGGCGGGCAGCCCCATCAGCGGAAGCATGGTCTATTCGGGCCCCTTTCTGCCGCAGTTCCGCTACACGCTGCTCGGCGCCCGCACAGAGGCTGCCAGGTGGCACAAGGGCCTGCAGCTCCTGACCGGCGTTTTGGAACAGGCACTGCGCGAGGGTTTTACAGAGGCCGAACTCACGCGCGGCAAAAAGGAAATCCTCGCCATGCTGGAAGAAGAGGCACAGTCCGCAGGCGGCCGTGACAGCCGGGAGCTCGCCATGGAGCTGGTGCAGGCACTCAACAACGGCGAGGTTCCGCTGGCGCCTGCAGGCAAAAAGGCCATCTTCGCACCGCTGACCAGGCAAAGCACGCTGGCCGAAGTCAACCGGGCCCTGCACGAACTCTGGCCCAGGGAGCCGCGCACCGTCAGCGTGGCCGGCACGGCCATGCCAGCGCAGTCCGCAGCCCAGGCCAGGGCGCGGATACAGGCGGTCTATACCGGCGCGCTCAGCGCCCAGGCCCGGCCCTGGCACAAGATGGCAGCCAGGGCCTTCCCCTATCTGGCGTACCGGCAGGAGCCCATCCGGCCGACCGGCCAGCAGAGCGACAGCGCCACCCAGGTGCAGACCCTGACATTCGGGGGCGGCGTGGTGGCGCACCTGAAAAAAACGGATTTCCAGCCCAATCAGGTGCTGCTGAACCTGCACTTCGGCCAGGGGCTTGCGGGGGAAACTCCGCCCGGCGCGGCCATGCTGGCGCCCGGCCTGATCAACGAAAGCGGTACCGGCGCCATGAGCCGGGAGCAACTGCAGGAAGTGCTGGCCGGCACCAGTCTCAGCCTGGACTTTGCCGTTGCCGCGGAGAGTTTTTCCTTCAGGGGCAGTTGCCTGTCCTCCGAGCTGGAGAGGATGCTGCAGGTGCTCCACGCCCGCCTGCACGATCCGGGCTTCAGGCCCGAGGCCTTTGCCCGCGTCAGGGAGCAGCTTGAGCAGATGTACGCCGGGCTGGCCAGTTCGGTCGAAGGCGTGCAGCGGCTGGCAGGCGACCACTTTTTGAGCGGTGGCAGCCGGGCTTTCGCCACACCGGCCTGGCAGGAGGTGGCACGGATCACCCTGCCGCAGTTGGAGGCCTGGCTGCGACCTGCCTTTGCCCATGCACCGCTTGAGATCAACATTGTGGGCGACATCGACCTCAAGGAAACGAAGCGCCTGCTGGGCCGCTATTTCGGCGAGGAAAGGCGCACAGCGGCGACTGCCTTGCCGGCACGCAAGACCCCCGCCTTCCCGGCTGGCCAGAGTCGCCGGTTCACGGCCGCCGCTGCATCGGACAAGGCATATCTGACCCTGGCCTGGAAAACGGATGATTTCTGGAACATCCAGCGGACCCGGGGGCTGAATCTGCTGGCCAGCATTCTGGAGGACCGGCTGCGGGTCAAGATCCGGGAGGAACTGGGCTCGACCTATTCGCCGCAGGTCTTCAGCCTGCCCGGCAAGATCGACCCGGGCTTCGGCCTTCTGGAAAGCCGCATGATCGTAGCGCCGGCGCAGGCTGAAAAACTGGCGCAGGTCGTACGTGACGAAACAGCCCGGCTGGCCCGGAACGGTGTCAGCGCCGAGGCATTCAAACGGGCGCAGGCGCCGACCCTGACCGCGATTCGCGAGCAGATGCGCAGCAACAGCTACTGGCTGCATGCGGTGCTGAGCCTGTCGAGCCGCCACCCCGAACAGCTCGAATGGCCAAAGCACATTGTGCAGGAATTCGAGGCCATGCAGGCAGCGGATGTGAACAGGCTGGCAGCCCAATACCTCGGGCCGGAGCAGGCAGCCACCGTGCTGGTCGTACCGGCCAGCTCCCTGTAA
- a CDS encoding ATP-dependent helicase → MQNDTLFPAGEAILEGLNPAQRAAVLHGSGPLLVIAGAGSGKTRMLVHRMAYLVAGGAAPESILLLTFTRKAAQNMLWRAAQLTGANCRQVMGGTFHATANLLLRQYGRYLDIEPNFSIIDRADAEGIINLIKSSLGQSGADKRFPSKRVILNLISGAVNKNASLEELVMTGAMHLVEFLDDFQEIAGHYAAFKRDHGLMDYDDLLVNWHRLLAECEAARAALSARFQHVLVDEYQDTNHLQAEIVRLLAGHGNVMVVGDDAQSIYSFRGADFANIMRFEKQFPGVRRVLLEQNYRSTRPILELSNDIIAHAEEHFDKALFTESEGGVLPELAVCANEAAEARFVADRVEQLVAGGLPASEIAVLFRSAFHSFKLEIELAGRSLTFEKRGGLKLTESAHTKDVLAFFRVTVNPRDELSWSRLLLQLDRVGPRTAQKIVRAITAEADPVAALGRYPGRGSWQAQLRQLVACLTSLQGEGQTPAALFDAVMGYYQPVFEKLYFDDYPKRSRDLDQLKALAAGYGDLRAFVDDTALDPPESEAAGESGHRLVLSTIHSAKGLEWTVVFVIGLAVGRFPGQYVLPPGEQWEEERRLFYVAATRAKKRLFLSFPREMFNSGQRVYAGMSSFVAELKPVLYQTVTVEQQGPARAGAGAPRTDAVPEPGPASAASSRLGPSLAPGELLPGMRVGHAFFGPGTISRLPAPGRVEVLFDRHGSKILHLDYARLSKLVDSG, encoded by the coding sequence ATGCAGAACGACACCCTTTTCCCTGCAGGCGAGGCCATTCTCGAAGGTTTGAATCCAGCACAGCGGGCGGCGGTGCTGCACGGCAGCGGGCCCCTGCTCGTGATCGCGGGCGCGGGCAGCGGCAAGACCCGCATGCTGGTGCATCGCATGGCCTATCTGGTGGCCGGCGGCGCAGCTCCGGAATCCATCCTGCTCCTGACCTTTACCCGTAAGGCCGCGCAGAACATGCTCTGGCGGGCGGCGCAGTTGACGGGCGCGAACTGCCGTCAGGTCATGGGCGGCACCTTCCACGCCACCGCAAACCTGCTTTTGCGCCAATATGGCCGCTATCTGGACATAGAACCGAACTTTTCCATCATAGACCGGGCGGATGCCGAGGGCATCATCAACCTCATCAAGTCTTCTCTTGGCCAATCGGGCGCGGACAAGCGCTTTCCATCAAAGCGCGTGATCCTGAATCTGATTTCAGGCGCGGTGAACAAGAACGCCAGCCTGGAAGAGCTGGTCATGACAGGCGCCATGCACCTGGTTGAATTTCTGGACGATTTTCAGGAGATTGCCGGTCATTATGCGGCATTCAAACGCGACCACGGCCTCATGGACTATGATGACCTCCTGGTCAACTGGCACCGCCTGCTGGCCGAGTGCGAAGCGGCCAGGGCAGCGCTCTCCGCCCGCTTTCAGCATGTCCTGGTGGACGAATACCAGGACACCAACCACCTGCAGGCGGAAATCGTGCGGCTCCTGGCCGGGCACGGCAACGTGATGGTGGTTGGCGACGACGCCCAGTCCATATACAGCTTCCGCGGCGCGGATTTTGCCAATATCATGCGCTTTGAAAAGCAGTTCCCCGGTGTGCGGCGGGTGCTGCTGGAACAGAATTACCGCTCCACCCGGCCCATTCTGGAGCTGAGCAACGATATCATCGCCCACGCCGAGGAACACTTCGACAAGGCGCTTTTCACCGAAAGCGAGGGCGGGGTGCTGCCGGAACTGGCTGTCTGTGCGAACGAGGCCGCCGAGGCCCGTTTCGTGGCCGATCGGGTGGAACAACTCGTGGCAGGGGGGCTGCCGGCCAGCGAGATCGCGGTGCTTTTCCGCTCGGCCTTCCACTCCTTCAAGCTGGAGATCGAGTTGGCGGGCCGGAGTCTGACCTTTGAAAAGCGTGGCGGCCTGAAGCTCACCGAATCCGCGCACACCAAAGACGTGCTCGCCTTTTTCCGGGTCACGGTCAACCCCAGAGACGAGCTTTCCTGGAGCCGCCTTTTGCTGCAACTGGACAGGGTCGGTCCCAGAACAGCCCAGAAGATCGTGCGGGCCATCACAGCGGAAGCCGACCCGGTGGCAGCGCTGGGCCGCTATCCGGGACGCGGTTCCTGGCAGGCGCAGTTGCGGCAGCTCGTGGCCTGTCTGACCAGCCTGCAGGGCGAGGGCCAGACGCCGGCCGCACTTTTTGATGCGGTTATGGGCTATTATCAGCCGGTTTTCGAGAAACTCTACTTTGACGACTACCCCAAGCGCAGCCGCGATTTGGACCAGCTCAAGGCGCTGGCAGCGGGCTACGGCGACCTGCGCGCCTTTGTGGACGACACCGCGCTCGACCCGCCGGAGAGCGAGGCGGCGGGCGAGAGCGGGCACAGGCTGGTGCTTTCCACCATTCACTCGGCCAAGGGCCTGGAGTGGACGGTGGTTTTTGTGATCGGTCTGGCTGTGGGGCGCTTCCCCGGCCAGTACGTGCTGCCGCCGGGCGAGCAGTGGGAAGAGGAACGCCGGCTCTTTTACGTGGCCGCGACCCGGGCCAAAAAGCGGCTCTTTTTAAGTTTCCCCAGGGAAATGTTCAACTCCGGTCAGCGGGTCTATGCCGGCATGTCGTCCTTTGTGGCCGAACTGAAGCCGGTGCTGTATCAGACCGTCACCGTGGAGCAACAGGGCCCTGCCCGTGCCGGAGCGGGCGCTCCCAGGACCGATGCCGTTCCGGAACCCGGGCCGGCTTCGGCCGCTTCAAGCCGCCTGGGGCCGTCTCTGGCGCCCGGTGAACTCCTGCCCGGAATGCGAGTGGGCCACGCTTTCTTCGGGCCGGGCACCATCAGCCGCCTGCCCGCTCCGGGTCGGGTTGAGGTGCTCTTTGACCGCCATGGCAGCAAAATATTGCATTTGGATTATGCCAGGCTGAGCAAACTCGTGGACTCTGGCTAG
- a CDS encoding diadenylate cyclase — protein MDISPSLLAVALSWRTLLDIILITTGMFFLLLTLARLGTWKIMAGIFLALVVFIGANLLHLQGIEWIYNNVSHVALIGLIVIFQPELRKVLERAVWAPPKLTPAGSEQLSRLVADCLVAMAKDCCGALIVYPGREPIGDKITGGFELNAEPSYPLILSLFDDSSPGHDGALIVEGDRLARFGVRLPMSTTTRLADSYGTRHHAAMGMAEQSDALVLVVSEERGQMAAFYESEMLPLEGQEAVCQLINAHLERIGQVRRKRKSRVFNKVHFLLVMISLFTATALSLSVLDTSRNIVERSVSAPVDYTQSTVDGSVLVGDRGTEVILHLSGPLTDMDELRQRPPHVNIDLSTLEEGRHSVVITSENLNLPKNITLLDVSPAQLDLTLAPMERKNLPITPQLIGKLPGGLKLKKVSVSPETVLVTMPKVKKGQGAFKILTTPIYLDSISADSSIFCGVAARPAIQPVSKSWPNVEVRVEVESVTPPKPEESRKPGAETALQHNSKPK, from the coding sequence ATGGATATTTCCCCGTCTCTTCTGGCGGTGGCGCTTTCCTGGCGTACACTGCTGGACATCATTCTGATCACCACCGGCATGTTTTTCCTGCTGCTGACGCTGGCACGGCTCGGCACCTGGAAGATCATGGCCGGCATTTTCCTGGCCCTGGTGGTGTTCATTGGCGCCAATCTGCTCCACTTGCAGGGCATAGAGTGGATCTACAACAACGTCAGCCATGTGGCCCTGATCGGTCTCATTGTCATTTTTCAGCCAGAGTTGCGCAAGGTGCTGGAGCGGGCGGTCTGGGCGCCGCCCAAGCTCACGCCTGCCGGCAGCGAGCAGCTTTCCCGGCTCGTTGCCGACTGCCTGGTTGCCATGGCCAAGGATTGCTGTGGCGCGCTGATCGTCTACCCGGGCCGGGAACCGATCGGGGACAAGATCACCGGCGGCTTCGAGCTGAACGCGGAGCCGAGCTATCCGCTGATTCTGAGCCTTTTTGACGACAGTTCTCCAGGTCATGACGGCGCGCTCATTGTCGAGGGCGACCGGCTTGCCCGCTTCGGCGTGCGCCTGCCCATGTCCACCACGACCCGGCTGGCCGACAGCTACGGCACCCGGCACCATGCCGCCATGGGCATGGCCGAGCAGAGCGACGCGCTGGTTCTGGTGGTCTCCGAGGAGCGCGGTCAGATGGCGGCCTTTTATGAGAGCGAGATGCTGCCGCTGGAAGGGCAGGAGGCGGTCTGTCAGCTCATCAACGCCCATCTGGAGCGCATCGGTCAGGTCAGACGGAAACGGAAAAGCCGGGTCTTCAACAAGGTGCATTTTCTGCTCGTCATGATCAGCCTGTTTACGGCCACGGCCCTGTCCCTGTCCGTTCTGGATACGAGCCGCAACATCGTGGAGCGCAGCGTGTCTGCGCCCGTGGACTATACGCAGTCCACCGTAGACGGTTCAGTTCTGGTGGGCGACAGGGGCACCGAGGTGATTCTGCACCTGAGCGGGCCGCTCACGGACATGGACGAACTCCGTCAGCGGCCGCCGCACGTGAACATCGATCTGAGCACCCTGGAGGAGGGCAGGCACTCGGTCGTCATCACCAGCGAAAATTTGAATCTGCCCAAAAACATCACGCTTCTGGATGTGTCTCCAGCCCAGCTCGACCTGACGCTGGCGCCCATGGAGCGCAAAAATCTGCCCATCACGCCGCAGCTGATCGGCAAACTGCCGGGCGGGCTGAAGCTGAAAAAGGTGAGCGTGTCTCCGGAAACGGTGCTGGTGACCATGCCCAAGGTCAAAAAGGGGCAGGGGGCCTTCAAGATCCTGACCACGCCCATCTATCTGGATTCCATCAGCGCGGACAGCAGCATTTTCTGTGGGGTTGCGGCCCGGCCCGCCATTCAGCCTGTATCCAAAAGCTGGCCCAATGTCGAGGTGCGGGTGGAAGTGGAAAGCGTCACGCCCCCCAAGCCGGAAGAAAGTAGGAAACCTGGCGCTGAAACCGCCTTACAGCACAACTCCAAACCAAAATAA
- the rfbB gene encoding dTDP-glucose 4,6-dehydratase, producing MSHTVLVTGGAGFIGSNFVRLALGTRPEWHVVNLDKLTYAGNPANLADLEGSPRYTFVHGDICDGELVHGLFQRYRIRTVVHFAAESHVDRSIAGPDAFISTNVGGTFTLLEAARRAWLGEAHEDCRFLHVSTDEVFGSLGPDGFFTETTAYAPRSPYSASKAASDHLARAWFHTYGLPVLLTNCSNNYGPYQFPEKLIPLILNNARLGRALPVYGDGQNVRDWLYVGDHCEAILRVLDAGRPGESYNIGGHNEKKNLEIVELLCDLLDRKVAPLPGGAPRRTLITFVRDRQGHDRRYAIDAGRIRRELGWTPRFTFEQGIEQTVDWYLSHQSWLDGVLDGSYQKYYEGMYGRREAAQESGQ from the coding sequence ATGTCACACACTGTTCTGGTCACCGGCGGTGCGGGCTTTATCGGCTCCAACTTTGTCCGGCTGGCACTGGGCACGCGACCCGAATGGCACGTGGTCAATCTCGACAAGCTCACCTATGCCGGCAATCCGGCCAATCTGGCCGATCTGGAGGGCAGCCCGCGCTACACCTTTGTCCATGGCGACATCTGCGACGGGGAACTGGTCCACGGGCTCTTTCAGCGCTATCGGATCCGCACGGTCGTCCACTTCGCCGCCGAGTCCCACGTGGATCGCTCCATTGCCGGGCCGGATGCCTTTATCAGCACCAATGTGGGCGGTACCTTCACCCTGCTGGAAGCGGCCCGCAGGGCCTGGCTGGGGGAGGCGCACGAGGACTGCCGCTTCCTCCACGTGAGCACGGACGAGGTCTTCGGCTCGCTCGGCCCCGACGGTTTTTTCACCGAAACCACCGCCTATGCCCCACGCTCGCCATATTCGGCCTCCAAGGCCGCATCCGACCACCTGGCCCGCGCCTGGTTCCATACCTACGGCCTGCCGGTGCTGCTCACCAACTGTTCCAACAACTACGGGCCCTACCAGTTTCCGGAAAAGCTGATTCCGCTGATCCTCAACAACGCCCGCCTGGGCAGAGCGCTCCCCGTATACGGCGACGGCCAGAACGTGCGCGACTGGCTCTACGTGGGGGATCACTGCGAGGCCATCCTCAGGGTGCTGGACGCGGGCCGGCCCGGAGAGTCCTACAATATCGGCGGCCACAACGAAAAGAAGAATCTGGAGATCGTGGAACTGCTCTGCGACCTTCTGGACAGGAAAGTGGCGCCTCTGCCCGGCGGAGCCCCCAGGCGGACGCTCATCACCTTTGTGCGCGACCGGCAGGGGCACGACCGCCGCTACGCCATTGACGCCGGCAGGATCAGGCGGGAGCTTGGCTGGACGCCGCGCTTCACCTTCGAGCAGGGCATCGAGCAGACCGTGGACTGGTATTTGAGCCATCAGAGCTGGCTGGACGGGGTGTTGGACGGATCCTATCAAAAATATTATGAAGGCATGTACGGCCGCCGCGAGGCGGCACAGGAGAGCGGACAGTGA
- the rpmB gene encoding 50S ribosomal protein L28, translated as MSRVCAICGKAPVSGNNVSHAHNKTRRRWMPNLQRVRALSENGGTVHVDVCTRCIRSGAIVKPQR; from the coding sequence ATGTCACGCGTCTGTGCCATTTGCGGGAAAGCCCCCGTAAGCGGAAATAATGTCAGCCATGCCCACAACAAGACCCGCCGCCGTTGGATGCCAAACCTGCAACGGGTTCGCGCCCTCAGCGAAAACGGCGGCACCGTGCATGTCGATGTCTGCACCCGCTGCATCCGCTCCGGAGCCATCGTCAAACCGCAGCGCTGA